The DNA window AGCTACGGCGTAAAGGGGTGATACCGGTGGCGATAGGCGGGGATCATTCCGTCTCGTACCCGTTGATTCGCGGTATTGAAGAACCGATACATGTGATTCAGTTTGACGCACATCTGGATTTTGCGCCGGTACAAAACCAGATGCACTACACCAATGGTCAGCCTTTCCGCCATATTGCAGCTCTGCCGCAGGTGAAAAGCCTGACTCAGGTCGGTATCCGCAGCCTGCGCGTGCGCCCTGAAGAAGTCGCCGATGCTCGTGCTCAAGGCAGCCGCATCGTTCCCATTAATGATTTCCGTAAAAGCAGCCCGCAACAGATCGCGTCATTATTACCCGCCGGTGAGAAATGCTACGTCAGCATTGATATCGACGTGCTGGATATGGCGCTGGTACCCGGCTGCGTTTCCGCCGAGCCTGACGGCATGAACTATGCACAGTTACGCAACACGTTGTGCGCGCTGGCGGAGCGGATGGAGATTATTGGTTTTGACCTGGTCGAGGTTAACCCGTTGCTGGATGTTGGTACGGGTATGACTTCCTATCTGGCGGCCCATACGATGGTGGAGTTTATCGGCCATATTTTTGCTCACCGTTGAGGTAGCCACCCGCCGTCAAAAAGCGGGTTGACGATGCGGGCCAGCAACTCCGTGTTCCAACGTGATGGCAGCCAGGCAAAATCTTCCGGGCTCCTTTCCCCCAGCCGCTGTTGCCCCCATAAAAGTGGGGCAGCGGGGCGCTGCACTCAAAGCGCCGCATCCCCTCATTATGCGGCGCTCTTTTACTGCTATTGCTAAGAAGAACCGGCGTTTCCCTTTATGCGGGATAAAATACGTTCAGATCGCAATGCCGAGGGAAAAATTCATTTAGTTCGTCCTGATGGGTAATAGCGATGACCGTACAGCCGGGTAGCGCCGTTTTTATCAGCGTCAGCATCGCGGCGGCGGCGGCCGGATCGAGATTGCTGGTGGCTTCGTCAAGATACAGCGTATCAGGCTGGACGATCAGCGCGCGTGCGAACGCCAGCCGCTGGCGCTCCCCGCCGGAGAATACCCGATCCCAGTTGAGCTGTTCGTCAAGTTTGTCGCACCATGCCGCTAAACCGGTGGCGCCCAACACCTGCCGCAACCGTTCGCGATCCGCAATCGGCGGTTCAGGGTAGCACAACAGCTCAGCTAACGTTCCTTGCCCAAGATAGCTTTGCTGCGGCAACAGCAGGCTCTTGCCGCTCAGCGCCTGCCAGTGCCCCTGATAATAAGGCCACAGCCCATTCAGCGTGCGCAATAACGTCGACTTGCCTAACCCGCTACGGCCGGAAAGCCGGCACCAATCGCCGGGCGCGCAGTTGAACGCCACATCTTGCAGCAAGGGTTGCCCCTGTGGCGTGGTGAACGACAGCCCCTCGACGCTGAGTCTGTCACTCTGCTGAACCGGCGCATCGTCGGACTGATGGCGCAGGATCTCCTGCTGAAACTGGCTGAGGCGCTCCATGCTGGCGGACAGCTGGACCAGAGAATAGTAAAAGTTGATAAACCAGCTCAACGCGCCATGCACCTGGCCGAACGCGCTGCGAATTTGCATCAGCCCGCCCAGCGTCACGGTTTTACTGAGAAACGCCGGCAGTGCGGCGAACACCGGTACAATCAGGCTGACCCGGGTGTAACCGGTGGTAAACAATCCCAGATCGCGCTCGCCGTTCATCACCCGCCGCCAGTTGGCCGTAATGGCGGAAAACGCGTGCCGCAGCTGATTTTTTTCCTGCTGTTCGCCGCCATACAGCGCAATCTGTTCGGCATTATCATGCTTGCGCAGCAGTGCGGCGCGGAAATCCGCCTCAACGCGCTGTTGATGATAATTAATGCCGTGCAGTTTCTTGCCGATCGTATGGGTGATCACGCTGCCCAACAGGTTATAGATCAGCACCACCCAGACCAGGTAGCCGTGCAGGACTATCTCATAGCCCCACAGGGAGAAACGCTGAACGCCGGAAAGCTGCCATAAAATAACAATAAAGGAAAACAGCTGGACGAAGGTCACGAGAAACGAGATCGTCAGGCGCACGCTTTTCGTAACGAACAGATCGATATCCTGCGCGATGCGCTGGTCGGGGTTATCCATTTGGCCGCTGAGCGACAAACGATAGAACGCGCGCTGCGCCAGCCAGCCGTTGATAAAACGTTCGGTCAGGAAGGTGCGCCAGCGAATAATCAGCAGCTTGGTAAACCACTCCTGATACACGAAAACGCCGATATAAATCAAAATGTAGACGCAATACTCTTTCACCAGTTCATACAATGCCCCGCGGTTAAACGCGCCCAGAGCATCGTAAAAGGCCTTGCTCCACGCATTAATCAGAACGTTGAGATAGACGATAGACATCCCCATGCCGATGCAAATCAGCAGGAATAGCCATGCCTGCCAGTGATGTGCCTTGCCCCAGAAGGGGCGGCAGAGAGCCAACATTTGTGCCGCCAGCTTTCTCATGGCCGTGCCTCCTGTGGCAAGGTGATGAACAGCACCCGAT is part of the Gibbsiella quercinecans genome and encodes:
- a CDS encoding ABC transporter ATP-binding protein/permease, with translation MRKLAAQMLALCRPFWGKAHHWQAWLFLLICIGMGMSIVYLNVLINAWSKAFYDALGAFNRGALYELVKEYCVYILIYIGVFVYQEWFTKLLIIRWRTFLTERFINGWLAQRAFYRLSLSGQMDNPDQRIAQDIDLFVTKSVRLTISFLVTFVQLFSFIVILWQLSGVQRFSLWGYEIVLHGYLVWVVLIYNLLGSVITHTIGKKLHGINYHQQRVEADFRAALLRKHDNAEQIALYGGEQQEKNQLRHAFSAITANWRRVMNGERDLGLFTTGYTRVSLIVPVFAALPAFLSKTVTLGGLMQIRSAFGQVHGALSWFINFYYSLVQLSASMERLSQFQQEILRHQSDDAPVQQSDRLSVEGLSFTTPQGQPLLQDVAFNCAPGDWCRLSGRSGLGKSTLLRTLNGLWPYYQGHWQALSGKSLLLPQQSYLGQGTLAELLCYPEPPIADRERLRQVLGATGLAAWCDKLDEQLNWDRVFSGGERQRLAFARALIVQPDTLYLDEATSNLDPAAAAAMLTLIKTALPGCTVIAITHQDELNEFFPRHCDLNVFYPA
- a CDS encoding agmatinase; translation: MTNMRGIDRVNRAFTGIATFLRANYCDDLTQLQAQMAVFGVPLDEASPFMPGSRMAPRSIREHSMRFSPSGFYDIASQQHFLANEITSGKIQDVGDVDILPTNLQQTLENISQMTRQLRRKGVIPVAIGGDHSVSYPLIRGIEEPIHVIQFDAHLDFAPVQNQMHYTNGQPFRHIAALPQVKSLTQVGIRSLRVRPEEVADARAQGSRIVPINDFRKSSPQQIASLLPAGEKCYVSIDIDVLDMALVPGCVSAEPDGMNYAQLRNTLCALAERMEIIGFDLVEVNPLLDVGTGMTSYLAAHTMVEFIGHIFAHR